The nucleotide sequence TGTCTGCCGATTCGTAGGGTTTCAAGTCGGGCCGCCACAATCGCTTTTGGCCGTTAACAGATTTAACGGGCATCAATGTTTCTACTACGGGGGCTGGCTTAAGGGCGCGTAATGCGCCGCTGGTGATCGCGGCCGAAGCAATGTTTTCCGCAACATCAAAGATGTGCTTTACAGCCTCGACGCGATCATTGTGCTGCCAAGCGCTAATACCTTCATAAATATCCACGCCGAGTTGAAGAACACTGCTTGCCAGCATGATCTCCCCCAGTACCGGTACGAAGCCCAGGGCCAGCGTCAGGGCACTGAGTCCGACATTCAAATAAGTTGCTTGTCTCTCCAATCGGCTTTTAGAGTCCTCGTCCTCCGTGGGAACAACCAGCAATCTGGCATCGTCTCTGATTTTTGCCCATTGTAATTGCCAAGTCACCATGAAGGGATCGTCTTGATGAGACAAATGATGAAGGTCATTGATTGAAATGTATGAATTTGAAATGGGGATTCGTCGAAGGAATAGAGATGCTTGCGAGTTTTTGACCGTGTCCACGCGTTGGATGAACTCGCTACGGTGACGGAGAGGAATCAGCGGGTAAAAATAGTTTGCGAATGCAGGGTCTTTCAACCACCTGGACAGTGTTGCCGTTAAGATTAAAAATGAGTTGAATGTATGAAACGCTTTATCCGGACTGTTGGGTAGATAGAGCACACATGTTTGTTGTTGCATGACGGGTTTGCTTTCGGGCCAGAAAATCAGGATGCCCGGTACCACAAAATCCGTGATTTTAAGCGTGCTGCAGGTTGGGCTGGTCCGCGACAGTGCTGGAGGCGTAGTGTTGAGTAGCGACTTTATGAATTCATAATGAGGCATCGGCAGTTCATTTTTCATGAAGGATAGATGCAGTGCGGACGTAAATTCATGGCGAAGGTTCTGACTGAATATTACTTTGCGTCTGTAAGCTGTGGAGTGAATATCATGGGCTGGCAGCCCGTCATCAGTCGGTTCAAAAACAGTCTGCAGATGCCGCTGATACTGCGCTCCCAAGTTCAAGTCTCGGCAGATAAGGGCGAAGTGTTCAGGTTTTAACGTGTGTTGAACAACTTCCCGATTATCGTTGACCGAGTAGATAGCCGATCCCGCATCGAGGCCACCTGGGACAGCTTCGAAGGCTTCAAAATTTTGTAATGCGGCTTGAAGCAGGCTGTGTCGACTGATGCTGGAGATCAAATTCAATTCCAGTGTTTCGGGCAAAAGGAATTCAGGTTGAGTCAACTTAATGAGCGTGTCCGCCAGTTTGAGTTGCTGATTTGCAACAAAAATAGTCAGATTGTTTAAAAGGCGGACCTGTTTGAAACCGTAGTTTCGTGGATTGATACCTGTCCAGCCTCTGGCGGTCAGCGCCGTTTTTAATAGCGGCTCGGCGAACTGTTCAATCGATTGAACCTGCGCCAGGATGTCTGTCACCTCCCGTTGGGTTTCTACAGCTGCTTCAAAACTGGCGCGTAAAGCTGCTCGTACGGTAGGCGTGGCATTTTTAAACCAGAGGGGGAGCTGATCAGCAATAAACGATGCGTGTCTGTTTTCGGCCGATGTATTGGCCAATTGTTCGGCACGGGCAATAGCCGCGCCTGATTCGGATGATTTGGGTTTGAGGGACGTTGTCATTGCGGTCGTTCGTTTGGGGTAGGTGCCCAAATCATAACGAGCGGGGAAGGCTGTAACAGGCTAACTATTTAATGTAAGAATAGTGTGTGGAACTAAAAATATTCGCTGGATATCCAGGGTCGTCGGGCAAATAGTTTATGTCGTTTTTTTGTTCCTAATAATCTCATTTCCTTGAGCAACACTGCTTCCAGTGGTTTCGTGCCCAGTTCCTTATATCCCTCCGCCTTGATGTTTTGATTCTCCTCCGTCGGTCTGCGTGTACGCACTGATAACAAGTCTGCAATAGCCCCCCAACTCCACGACTGCAACCGGGCTGCTAAGCCCGGGTTCCAGCCGTTTCCTGGTCACTGCACGACGCGATAGCACGGCACATAGGCTGCGCCACCCGGCAACTTCATCCGGTGCTGCGCCACAAACGCCTTCAGCAGTTCGTCCAGTGGCTTCATGATGCTCGGGTCGCCATTGATCTCATATGGCCCTTTCTGTTCGATCAACCGAATGCCCTTGTCCTTGACGTTACCCGCCACGATCCCCGAGAACGCCCGGCGTAGGTTGGCCGCCAGTTCGTGAGGGGGCAGGTCGTGGCTCAGTTGCAGGCCGGCCATGTTTTCGTGAGTCGGATCGAACGGCCGCTGGAAACCTTCATCGATCTTGAGCAACCAGTTGAAATGGAATGCGTCGTTGCGCTCGCGGCGAAACTGTTTGACGGTTTTCAAGCCGGCAGTCATTTGACGGGCGACTTCAGCCGGGTCATCGATAATGATCTGATAGTGGGCTTGCGCCTCTTCACCCAAGGTTGCGCCGACAAACGCGTGCAGCTGTTGCAGATACGGCGCGGCTTGTTGCGGCCCGGTGAGGATGACCGGAAAGGGCACGTCCCGGTTATCCGGATGCATCAGGATGCCCAGCAGGTACAGGAACTCTTCGGCCGTGCCGGCGCCGCCCGGGAAGATAATGATGCCGTGGCCAACACGTACGAAGGCTTCCAGGCGTTTTTCGATGTCTGGCAGGATCACCAGTTCGTTGACGATCGGATTGGGCGCTTCGGCGGCGATGATGCCCGGCTCGGTCAGACCCAGGTAGCGCCCGCCGGTGATCCGTTGCTTGGCGTGGGAAATGGTCGCGCCCTTCATCGGGCCTTTCATCACCCCGGGACCGCAACCGGTGCAGACGTCGAGGCTGCGCAGGCCCAGTTCGTGGCCGACTTTCTTGGTGTATTTGTATTCTTCGGTATTGATCGAGTGCCCGCCCCAGCACACCACGATTTTCGGCTCGACGCCCGGGCGCAGGGTGCGGGCATTGCGCAGCAGGTGGAACACGTAGTCAGTGATGCCTTGGGAGTTGCTCAGGTCGATACGCTGGCTGTCCAGTTCGTTTTCGGTATAGACAATGTCGCGCAGAGCGCTGAACAGCATCTCGCGGGTGCTGGCGATCATTTCCCCATCCACGAATGCGTCGGCGGGTGCGTTCAACAGTTCCAGGCGTACGCCGCGATCCTGCTGGTGGATCCGCACTTCGAAGTCTTTGTAGGCATCGAGGATGGTCTTGGCGTTATCGATATGCGCGCCGGTGTTGAGGATGGCCAGGGCGCACTGGCGGAACAGGGTGTAAATGCTGCCGGTTCCGGCTTCGCTGAGCTGCTGGACTTCACGTTGAGACAGCGTTTCGAGACTGCCTTTAGGGCTGACGGAGGCGTTGATGACGTGTCGTTGTGGCATTCTGGTTCCCTGAAAGCGCAACCACCGGACCGCGTGCGGCCAGTGGCTTGAGGATGAGAAGCGCCGAATACGGTCGCATTGGCTGGCATTTTCTCCGGCTCGCGGGCCGGACGCAAATACAGTCGCGTCTCATCATGCCGCAGAATCTGCCGGATTCGCGCCAGCAACGAAAAAATAGAGCGTTTGCCCCGTGTGGATTGGATTTTGAGAACAGAAGAATTGCGACTATCGTGACGCTTCGGTTTTTCGGACGTCATAGACCAGTACGATTGACGCTGTAATGGCCACCATTGGCCTTCGGCACCTTGGAAGAGGCAGAAATTTTATGATCATCAAACCGCGGGTTCGTGGCTTTATCTGTGTGACCGCTCATCCTGTTGGCTGTGAAGCGAACGTCAAAGAGCAGATCGACTACGTGACCGAACACGGCGCCATCACCGACGGCCCGAAGAAAGTTCTGGTCCTCGGCGCGTCCACCGGATATGGCCTGGCTGCGCGCATCAGCGCCGCTTTCGGCTGCGGCGCAGACACCCTTGGCGTGTTTTTTGAGAAAGAAGGCGAAGAAGGCAAGCTCAGCTCTGCCGGCTGGTACAACAGCGCCGCCTTCCACAAATTCGCCGCGCAAAAAGGCCTGTACGCCAAGAGCATCAATGGCGATGCGTTCTCCGACGAGATCAAGCGCCTGACCATCGAAACCATCAAAAAAGACTTGGGCAAGATCGACCTGGTGGTCTACAGCCTGGCCGCTCCGCGCCGTACCGATCCGCAAGGCGTGGTACATAACTCCACCCTCAAGCCAATCGGCAAGGCCGTGACCCTGCGTGGGATCAATACCGACAAAGGGGTTGTAGTCGACACGACGTTGGAGCCGGCAACCCAGGAAGAAATCGACGGTACCGTCAAAGTGATGGGTGGCGAAGACTGGCAGCTGTGGATCGACGCGCTGCGTGATGCCGATGTACTGGCCGAAGGCGCCAAGACCACCGCGTTCACTTACCTGGGCGAAAAACTGACCCAGGACATCTACTGGAACGGTTCTATTGGCGAGGCCAAGAAGGATCTGGACAAGAAAGTCCTGACCCTGCGCGACAACCTGGCCGCCCTGAAAGGCGACGCTCGCGTATCGGTGCTCAAGGCCGTGGTCACCCAGGCCAGCTCGGCGATCCCGATCATGCCGCTGTACCTGTCGTTGCTGTTCAAGGTGATGAAAGAGCAGGGTACTCACGAAGGGTGCATCGAACAGGTCTACGGCTTGTTCAAGGACAGCTTGTACGGCAGCGAGCCGAAGCTGGACGCTGACGGCCGCCTGCGCGCCGATCTCAAGGAACTGGAGCCGAAAGTCCAGGACGCCGTGGCCGCGTTGTGGAATCAGGTGACTGACGACAACGTCAACGAGATCAGCGACTTTGCCGGCTACAAGGCCGAGTTCCTGCGTCTGTTCGGTTTCGAGATCGATGGCGTGGATTATGACGCCGACGTCAATCCGACCGTGAAGATCGAAGGCCTGGTTCAGGCTTAAGCGATTTGCCCTACAAAAAGCAGCCTTTGGGCTAATGCCAGTCAGTTGAGCCAACTCCCACAGGTTCCGCTGCTTGACTGATCGGCATGGCCTAACGCGCCCATTGCTCCATCGCGAAATCGACGAAGGCCCGCAGTTTGGGCAATCGGTAGCGGTCTGGGGCGTATAGCAAGTGCATCGGTCGGTAAGGTGGTTGATAGTCGGGCAGCAAGGCCACCAGCTTGCCGGCCAGCAAATCCTGACCCACCAGTGCATCGGGCAACATGACAATGCCCATGCCTTCAACGGCTGCGCGTTGCAGGGCTTGGGAACTGTTGATGGTCATCGGGCCGCTGACGGCAATCTCGACGACACCTTCGGGACCTTGCAGCCGCCATTGTTTGTCGGCATGGCGCCAGTCATCGTTCGAGGGGTAGGCAAACGCAAGGCAGTCGTGTTGCTGCAAATCAGCAGGTTTTTGTGGCGTACCCCGGCGTGCGAGGTACTGCGGTGCGGCGCACAGGGTCATGGTGTAGTCCTGCAACGATCGCGCGATCAGGCTGGACGGCTGCGATTCACCGAGACGGATCGCCGCGTCGAAACCGCTGTCGATCAGGTCCATCGATTGGTCGCTCAGCACCACATACAATTTGATCTGTGGGTAGCGACGGGAAAACTCACTCAGCGCGGGAGCCAGCCGTTCGGCGCCAAACGCCGGCGGTGCGGTGATGCGCAACAACCCCTTGGGCGCCTCACTGTGGATCTGCTCGGCCAGTCGCTCTGAATCGGCCACCAACCCTAGCACCTCCAGACAGCGCTGGTAGTAGAGGCCGCCGAATTCGGTCAGGCTTTGTTTACGGGTCGTACGCTTGAGCAGGCTTACACCCAGGCGCTGCTCCAGCGCCCGGAGGTGGTTGCCGACCATTGTGGTGGACATGCCGCAGGCGTTGGCGGCCGCTGTCATGCTGCCGGCTTCTACCAGTTTCACGTAGACGGTCATTGCCTGGAACACATCCATTATCAAGCCCTGGTTTAAAGTCATTGCAGTTTGGCGCAGTTTATCCAGCTCAGGTGGTTAACGATACTGAGCCATCATTACGATGCACTGGAGCCTGACACCATGACCGCCGCCTGTTTGATGAGTACTTATCAACCTTTGCCCCTGAGCTTCGCCCGGGGCCTGGGCACGCGTCTGTGGGACCAGCAGGGTCGGGAGTACCTGGATGCGGTGGCCGGTGTTGCCGTGACCAATGTCGGTCACTCCCACCCAAGGTTGGTATCGGCCATCAGCGAACAGGCCGGATTGCTGTTACATACCTCCAACTTGTACGGTATCGATTGGCAGCAGCGGCTGGCCAGGCGACTGACCGAGTTGTCGGGCCTGGATCAGGCCTTCTTCAACAATTCCGGCGCCGAAGCCAACGAAACGGCATTGAAACTGGCGCGTCTGCATGGCTGGAAAAAAGGTATCGAACAGCCCTTGGTGGTGGTGATGGAAAACGCCTTTCATGGCCGCACCCTCGGCACCATGGCTGCCAGCGACGGACCGTCGGTGCGGCTGGGGTTCCAGCGCTTGCCGGGGGATTTTATCAAGATCGGCTTTGGTGATCTGGCGGCGCTGGAGGCGATCACCGTGCAATTCGGCACGCGCATCGCGGCGGTGCTGCTGGAGCCGATCCAGGGCGAAAGTGGTGTGCAACTGGCGCCACCCGGTTATCTGCGGGTTTTGCGCGATCACTGCACGCGTCACGGTTGGTTGCTGATGCTCGATGAAATCCAGACCGGGATCGGTCGCACCGGCACCTGGTTCGCCTTCCAGCATGAAGGCATCGTCCCGGACGTGATGACCTTGGCCAAAGGCCTGGGCAACGGAATCCCGATCGGCGCCTGCCTGGCCCGCGCGGCCGTGGCCCGCTTGTTTACTCCCGGCAGTCACGGCAGCACCTTCGGCGGCAATCCACTGGCGTGCCGTGTAGGGTGTACGGTGCTGGATATCATCGACGAACAAGGCCTGCTGGAGAATGCGGCCAGCCAAGGGGAGCGGTTGCTGGCGCGATTACGCGTGGAGCTGAGCGAACATGCCCAAGTACTGGCGATCCGGGGGGCAGGGCTTGATGATCGGGATTGAGTTGGTCGCGCCCCAGCGGGATTTGGCGGTGCGGGCCGCGCGTGAGCAGGGTTTGCTGATCAACGTCACGCGGGGCAAGGTGATTCGCCTGCTGCCGCCGTTGACGATTGATACCAAGGAAGTGGAAATGATTGTGCGGGGGATTGCCCGGTTGCTGGACTGAACGCCTTCCTTTCTTGCGTCCTATCTCGTCGGGATGGGCCGGTCGGCTCTACGCCGGGGCGCCGGGCAGGCCATTCAGCCACTCTTGGTTCATGGTCTCGGTATCGCCCAGGTATTCCAGCAGCCAGGTCATGGCCGGGGACAGCTTATTCTGTGCCCAGGCCACGCAAGACGGGCTGGCGGGGAAGGGCCGGGACAGTTGCAGCGACACCAGCTCACCGCTCTCGATCAGCGTCTGCACCCGATGCGCCGGCACCATGCCGACGCACAGTCCGTCGCACAGACAGTCCATCGCCGACGCCCAATTGGGCACGACCAGGCGCCGCTGGTTATCCAGCGTCCAGGTGTCGCGCTTGGGCAGGTTGCGCGAGGTGTCGGTCATGCACAGCGACGCAAAGGGTCGCAATTGATCATCGTTGAGCAAGCCCTCCACCTGTGCCAGCGGATGTCGGGCGCTGACCACG is from Pseudomonas mucidolens and encodes:
- the ppnN gene encoding nucleotide 5'-monophosphate nucleosidase PpnN — translated: MPQRHVINASVSPKGSLETLSQREVQQLSEAGTGSIYTLFRQCALAILNTGAHIDNAKTILDAYKDFEVRIHQQDRGVRLELLNAPADAFVDGEMIASTREMLFSALRDIVYTENELDSQRIDLSNSQGITDYVFHLLRNARTLRPGVEPKIVVCWGGHSINTEEYKYTKKVGHELGLRSLDVCTGCGPGVMKGPMKGATISHAKQRITGGRYLGLTEPGIIAAEAPNPIVNELVILPDIEKRLEAFVRVGHGIIIFPGGAGTAEEFLYLLGILMHPDNRDVPFPVILTGPQQAAPYLQQLHAFVGATLGEEAQAHYQIIIDDPAEVARQMTAGLKTVKQFRRERNDAFHFNWLLKIDEGFQRPFDPTHENMAGLQLSHDLPPHELAANLRRAFSGIVAGNVKDKGIRLIEQKGPYEINGDPSIMKPLDELLKAFVAQHRMKLPGGAAYVPCYRVVQ
- the fabV gene encoding enoyl-ACP reductase FabV; the protein is MIIKPRVRGFICVTAHPVGCEANVKEQIDYVTEHGAITDGPKKVLVLGASTGYGLAARISAAFGCGADTLGVFFEKEGEEGKLSSAGWYNSAAFHKFAAQKGLYAKSINGDAFSDEIKRLTIETIKKDLGKIDLVVYSLAAPRRTDPQGVVHNSTLKPIGKAVTLRGINTDKGVVVDTTLEPATQEEIDGTVKVMGGEDWQLWIDALRDADVLAEGAKTTAFTYLGEKLTQDIYWNGSIGEAKKDLDKKVLTLRDNLAALKGDARVSVLKAVVTQASSAIPIMPLYLSLLFKVMKEQGTHEGCIEQVYGLFKDSLYGSEPKLDADGRLRADLKELEPKVQDAVAALWNQVTDDNVNEISDFAGYKAEFLRLFGFEIDGVDYDADVNPTVKIEGLVQA
- a CDS encoding LysR family transcriptional regulator; amino-acid sequence: MDVFQAMTVYVKLVEAGSMTAAANACGMSTTMVGNHLRALEQRLGVSLLKRTTRKQSLTEFGGLYYQRCLEVLGLVADSERLAEQIHSEAPKGLLRITAPPAFGAERLAPALSEFSRRYPQIKLYVVLSDQSMDLIDSGFDAAIRLGESQPSSLIARSLQDYTMTLCAAPQYLARRGTPQKPADLQQHDCLAFAYPSNDDWRHADKQWRLQGPEGVVEIAVSGPMTINSSQALQRAAVEGMGIVMLPDALVGQDLLAGKLVALLPDYQPPYRPMHLLYAPDRYRLPKLRAFVDFAMEQWAR